A genomic window from Elaeis guineensis isolate ETL-2024a chromosome 3, EG11, whole genome shotgun sequence includes:
- the LOC105042487 gene encoding LOW QUALITY PROTEIN: disease resistance protein RGA2-like (The sequence of the model RefSeq protein was modified relative to this genomic sequence to represent the inferred CDS: inserted 1 base in 1 codon), whose protein sequence is MAELALTAASPVVKMVVKKLASGLWKKLGLARSVSTDIEKLQSKLSKIQDVLDDVEMKPITSKALQGSLKMLRDAALDADDVVEEFETEVLRQRMEEHDQMTGKVRDFFSSDNPIAFRCKMAHKIKEIIDRIDEIVKNSKDLDSMMKSDSDSTKKKSDSDRPADRETTSVVVEPKIYGRDEDEKKVMEFLVHRDNDKNISMLTIVGLGGVGKTTLAQLVYHNKRIEEQFDLQMWXETFDVKVVLRIMIEQVGEQRSFLSLEAMSSFLQEKLRTKRFLLVLDDLWNGKESEWEKLKPLFIHAKLGSKIIITTRIETVASGAHSIGTISIHKLRGLQDEDCWTLFKQRAFRFQREEDNPELVEIGCEIIKKCGGLPLAAKALGSLMSSKRGKVEWLAIKNNEIWQLSEDDIGILPILKLSYDHLPSHLKWCFTYCSIFPKDHMFEIKTLIQLWMAEGLIDTSGISLNAEDIGNQYFNNLLWRSFFQDVKMDEYNNPMTCKMHDLVHDLACSLTKDEFLVMEKDREMEDESLIMEMHMKSISRCRYLLVMCHNASSMTLNVTHKAKKLRTPFVLGKEKYCFHDVDKFIFNVTKYLTQLHALDLKFSSIKKLSDRISKLKHLRFLGLSYTEIKTLPTSITRLYNLQTLNLRGCDRLLELPEGISNLGNLRHTDISECYSLSGMPHGLGQLSKLETLPMFIVAQENGCSIAEMEHLNSIHGRLVIKNLHHVKDPKEAVDANLRKKMRLNYLALEWNQGMDEVQEQSSMQAAEDVFERLQPHHSLKKLDISYYMGIRLPNWMTRAELQQPTLFFTALRYLYIYGSNALTALQEWVGGLTSLQKLEILTCPNLAMLPDSLQNLTALQELCIINCNQLAMLPDGLQHLTALQYLKIGDCPQLVRRYKKETGEDWHKIAHIPHIFIWPSIPEEEDRREEEDGEETSERHTFAAKYLGQFGLACCTSHNGGASSSFQ, encoded by the exons ATGGCTGAATTAGCACTAACAGCTGCCAGTCCTGTTGTCAAAATGGTGGTGAAGAAGTTGGCCTCTGGGCTATGGAAGAAGCTGGGACTGGCGAGGAGTGTTTCCACCGACATAGAGAAGCTGCAGAGCAAGCTATCAAAGATTCAGGATGTGCTCGATGATGTAGAGATGAAACCCATCACTAGCAAAGCTCTACAAGGTTCACTGAAGATGCTTAGAGATGCGGCTCTCGATGCGGACGATGTCGTGGAAGAGTTCGAAACTGAAGTGCTGCGGCAAAGAATGGAGGAACATGACCAGATGACTGGAAAGGTGCGTGACTTCTTTTCCTCGGACAATCCAATTGCATTTCGATGTAAGATGGCTCACAAGATAAAAGAGATTATAGACAGAATTGATGAAATTGTAAAGAATAGCAAGGATCTTGATTCGATGATGAAATCTGACTCAGATTCAACAAAAAAGAAATCTGACTCGGATAGGCCAGCAGACCGTGAGACCACCTCAGTGGTGGTCGAACCAAAAATTTATGGACGAGATGAAGATGAAAAAAAAGTCATGGAATTCCTTGTTCACAGagataatgacaaaaatatctctatgcttaCAATAGTTGGCCTTGGTGGAGTTGGAAAGACAACCCTTGCTCAATTAGTCTATCATAATAAGAGGATTGAGGAGCAATTCGATCTTCAAATGT GTGAAACTTTTGATGTAAAAGTAGTCTTGCGGATAATGATTGAACAAGTTGGAGAACAAAGAAGTTTCTTAAGCTTAGAAGCCATGTCATCTTTCTTGCAGGAAAAATTGAGAACCAAAAGATTTCTTTTGGTTCTAGATGATTTATGGAATGGTAAAGAATCGGAGTGGGAAAAACTAAAACCTTTGTTCATACATGCCAAATTAGGAAGCAAGATCATAATAACAACACGCATTGAAACTGTTGCTTCTGGTGCACATTCAATCGGAACCATCTCAATACATAAATTGCGAGGGTTGCAAGATGAGGATTGTTGGACTCTGTTCAAGCAAAGGGCATTTAGGTTTCAGAGGGAAGAAGATAACCCAGAATTGGTGGAAATTGGATGCGAGATCATTAAAAAGTGTGGAGGTTTGCCCTTGGCAGCGAAGGCACTTGGAAGTCTAATGAGCTCTAAGAGAGGGAAGGTCGAGTGGCTAGCTATCAAAAACAATGAGATTTGGCAGCTATCTGAAGATGATATTGGAATTCTCCCTATACTAAAGTTGAGTTATGATCATTTACCATCTCACTTGAAATGGTGTTTCACATATTGTTCTATATTCCCAAAAGATCATATGTTTGAAATAAAGACATTGATCCAACTGTGGATGGCTGAAGGACTCATTGATACGTCAGGTATTTCTCTAAATGCAGAGGACATTGGCAACCAATACTTCAATAATTTGTTGTGGAGGTCATTCTTTCAAGATGTCAAAATGGATGAGTACAATAATCCAATGACATGTAAGATGCATGATTTAGTCCATGATCTTGCATGTTCGCTCACAAAGGACGAATTTTTGGTCATGGAGAAGGACAGGGAGATGGAAGATGAATCTTTGATCATGGAGATGCACATGAAGAGCATTTCTCGATGCCGCTATTTATTAGTAATGTGTCATAATGCATCATCAATGACTTTAAATGTAACTCATAaagcaaaaaaattgagaacACCTTTTGTGTTGGGGAAAGAAAAATATTGTTTTCATGAtgtggacaaatttatcttcaaTGTAACAAAATATCTCACCCAGTTACATGCATTGGATTTGAAGTTTAGTAGTATCAAGAAATTGTCTGATAGAATAAGCAAATTAAAGCATCTACGGTTCCTTGGCCTATCGTATACTGAGATCAAAACATTACCTACCTCGATCACCAGACTTTACAATTTGCAGACTTTGAATCTTAGAGGCTGTGACAGACTACTGGAATTACCTGAAG GTATAAGTAATCTAGGCAACCTAAGACACACAGATATATCAGAATGCTACAGTTTGTCTGGCATGCCTCATGGCTTGGGCCAGTTGAGTAAGCTTGAGACATTGCCGATGTTCATTGTTGCTCAGGAGAATGGGTGTAGCATCGCGGAGATGGAACATCTAAACTCTATTCATGGTAGGTTGGTAATTAAAAATCTACATCATGTGAAGGATCCAAAAGAAGCCGTGGATGCAAACCTAAGGAAAAAGATGAGATTGAATTACTTAGCACTTGAATGGAACCAAGGCATGGATGAGGTGCAGGAACAATCATCTATGCAAGCAGCAGAAGACGTATTTGAAAGGCTTCAACCTCATCATAGTCTGAAAAAGTTGGATATAAGTTATTATATGGGCATCAGGTTACCCAATTGGATGACAAGGGCAGAACTA CAGCAACCCACCCTCTTCTTCACTGCCCTCCGGTATTTGTATATATATGGATCAAATGCGTTGACTGCTTTGCAAGAGTGGGTAGGAGGCCTTACGTCCCTCCAAAAACTAGAAATTTTGACATGTCCAAACTTGGCAATGTTGCCAGATAGCCTGCAGAACCTCACCGCGCTCCAAGAGCTGTGCATCATCAACTGCAATCAGTTAGCAATGCTGCCAGATGGCTTGCAACACCTAACTGCACTGCAATACTTGAAGATTGGAGACTGTCCCCAGTTGGTTAGGCGGTATAAGAAGGAGACAGGCGAGGACTGGCACAAGATTGCTCACATCCCACACATCTTCATCTGGCCAAGCATACCAGAGGAAGAAGATagaagggaggaagaagatggagaagaaactagTGAAAGACATACCTTTGCTGCAAAATATCTCGGTCAATTTGGATTAGCATGCTGCACGAGTCACAATGGAGGTGCCAGCAGCTCCTTCCAGTGA